A genomic region of Leptotrichia hofstadii contains the following coding sequences:
- a CDS encoding type I restriction endonuclease subunit R: MGIRDTKMEVELENNIIEYLVSSQSYAYIKPDEMKISFNRKYAFDEKRLLEFIKTSQPDEFDILRLDTEEGKEKFYKQLDISIKQKGIVAVLKNGIKCYPSSGTIIFYHALDSKRPSSYDEFNMNIFSVTNQLAYSDKNKGLEIDLAIFVNGLPVITMELKSKASSTGWTYKDAEEQYKNDRDSKEALFSFKRCIAHFAADENFVTFTTKLDGKNTRFMPFNKGTELGGSGNPINNGRTMTDYLWKEFLKKRTLTSLIRDFAYISADKVKKTENLIFPRYHQYRAVTRLVDDVQKNGVGNRYLIQHSAGSGKSNSITWLAYRLVEAKYNSKKAFDSVIVVTDRLNLDKQINDNIRKFIDEKSIVGHANSSADLKKLLVDGKKIIITTVQKFPYLLEKIGTELKGKNFAVIIDEAHSSQSGRAAASLNMAVSGNLNNNDEFEIEDKLNELIEARKMPENASFFAFTATPKAKTVQMFGSVFDLYSMKQAVEEGFILDVLKNYTHYENYYKIYKTIEGNPDFDKKKAQKKIRNFVEGQEFPIREKAEVMVNHFLANTVNKINGKAKAMIVTQSILRAVEYYHIVSELLKNSNTGYEALAAFSGEKEYKGKAVTETGLNGFSDKETAEKFKQDKYKFLIVADKYQTGYDEPLLHTMYVDKVLNDIKAVQTLSRLNRSTKYKIDTCVIDFANEPEHILAAFQPYYKETKLEGETDPNKLHNLLDMLDGKYVYEEDEVDRLVDLFLKNSPRSFIDSIVDKSIERYAALNEEEQVEFKSGVKTFIRTYNFLASLLPVGQVDWEKKVIFFEQLIHRLPTPKGEDLSAGILESVDLESYRLEKKNTINIILEDKDGTVEGLGIGAGKKNKVELDSLENIVSTFNDIFGNIEWQDEDNVARQIKELPEMVMKNEKFKNALKNSDIENIKREYQSALKEVFRIIMADNMELFGQWTNNSNFSKWLSDIVFDEIMRKNSAG; the protein is encoded by the coding sequence ATGGGAATTAGAGATACAAAGATGGAAGTGGAGCTTGAGAATAATATTATCGAATATCTTGTTTCAAGTCAGAGTTATGCATATATAAAACCGGATGAGATGAAGATTTCTTTTAATAGGAAATATGCTTTTGATGAAAAAAGACTTTTGGAATTTATTAAGACATCTCAACCAGATGAATTTGATATTTTAAGACTTGATACAGAGGAAGGAAAAGAAAAGTTCTATAAGCAGCTTGATATTTCTATAAAACAAAAGGGTATAGTCGCTGTTTTGAAAAATGGAATTAAGTGTTACCCCTCTTCGGGAACTATCATTTTTTATCATGCTCTGGATTCTAAAAGACCAAGTTCGTATGATGAGTTTAATATGAATATTTTTTCAGTTACGAATCAATTGGCTTATTCTGATAAAAATAAGGGCTTAGAAATTGATTTGGCGATATTTGTTAATGGTCTTCCTGTTATAACGATGGAGCTTAAGAGCAAGGCTTCCAGTACAGGATGGACATATAAAGATGCTGAGGAGCAATACAAAAATGACAGAGATTCAAAAGAAGCGTTATTTAGTTTTAAAAGATGCATTGCGCATTTTGCTGCTGATGAGAACTTTGTTACCTTTACAACAAAGCTGGATGGTAAAAATACAAGATTTATGCCATTTAATAAAGGCACTGAGCTTGGCGGTTCTGGTAATCCGATAAATAACGGCAGAACAATGACTGATTATTTGTGGAAAGAATTTTTGAAGAAAAGAACTTTAACAAGCTTAATAAGAGACTTTGCATATATTTCTGCAGACAAGGTCAAGAAGACAGAAAATCTGATTTTTCCTAGATATCATCAATATAGAGCTGTAACTAGGCTTGTAGATGATGTTCAGAAAAATGGAGTTGGAAATAGATACCTGATTCAGCATAGTGCAGGCAGCGGCAAGAGCAATTCTATAACATGGCTTGCGTATCGTTTAGTTGAAGCGAAGTACAATAGCAAAAAAGCGTTTGATTCAGTAATAGTTGTTACGGATAGATTGAATTTAGATAAGCAGATAAATGACAATATCAGGAAATTTATAGACGAGAAGAGCATTGTGGGTCATGCTAATTCTTCAGCAGATTTGAAAAAACTTTTGGTTGATGGCAAGAAAATCATCATCACTACAGTACAGAAATTCCCTTATTTGCTTGAAAAAATAGGTACTGAACTAAAGGGAAAGAATTTTGCTGTTATTATTGATGAAGCTCATTCTTCTCAAAGCGGTCGTGCGGCGGCTTCATTAAATATGGCGGTATCAGGAAATCTGAATAACAATGATGAATTTGAAATTGAAGATAAACTGAATGAACTTATTGAAGCAAGAAAAATGCCTGAGAATGCTAGTTTCTTTGCATTTACTGCTACACCTAAAGCAAAAACGGTTCAGATGTTTGGAAGCGTGTTTGATTTGTATTCCATGAAACAAGCTGTTGAAGAAGGATTTATTCTGGATGTGCTAAAGAACTATACACACTATGAAAATTACTACAAGATTTACAAAACTATAGAAGGTAATCCGGACTTTGATAAAAAGAAAGCTCAAAAGAAAATTAGAAATTTTGTGGAAGGACAAGAATTTCCGATAAGAGAAAAAGCTGAAGTTATGGTGAATCATTTCCTTGCAAACACTGTTAATAAGATAAATGGGAAAGCTAAGGCGATGATTGTAACACAAAGTATTCTAAGAGCAGTTGAGTACTATCATATAGTTAGTGAGTTATTGAAAAATTCTAATACCGGTTACGAGGCCTTAGCCGCATTTTCAGGCGAAAAGGAATATAAGGGGAAAGCTGTAACAGAAACTGGCTTAAATGGTTTTTCTGATAAGGAGACAGCGGAAAAATTTAAACAAGATAAATATAAATTCCTAATCGTTGCTGATAAATATCAGACAGGATACGATGAACCTCTTCTGCATACTATGTACGTGGATAAAGTTTTGAATGACATTAAGGCAGTACAAACTCTATCAAGGCTTAATAGAAGCACGAAATATAAAATAGATACTTGTGTAATTGATTTTGCAAACGAACCGGAGCATATATTAGCGGCATTTCAACCATATTACAAAGAAACAAAATTAGAAGGGGAAACAGATCCTAATAAGCTTCATAACTTATTAGATATGCTCGACGGTAAGTATGTTTATGAGGAAGACGAGGTGGACAGATTAGTTGACTTATTCTTAAAAAATAGCCCAAGAAGTTTTATTGACAGTATTGTAGATAAATCTATAGAAAGATACGCAGCTTTGAATGAAGAGGAACAGGTTGAATTTAAGAGTGGTGTGAAAACTTTTATAAGAACTTATAATTTCCTGGCTTCCCTTTTACCTGTTGGGCAAGTGGATTGGGAAAAGAAGGTAATCTTTTTTGAACAGCTGATTCATAGGTTGCCAACGCCAAAAGGAGAAGATTTATCTGCTGGAATTTTGGAGTCGGTGGATTTGGAAAGCTATAGATTGGAAAAGAAAAATACAATTAATATTATCTTGGAAGACAAAGACGGCACAGTTGAAGGACTGGGTATAGGAGCAGGAAAAAAGAATAAAGTTGAATTAGATTCATTAGAGAACATTGTGTCTACATTTAATGATATTTTTGGTAATATTGAATGGCAAGATGAGGATAATGTTGCAAGACAGATAAAAGAGTTGCCGGAAATGGTAATGAAGAATGAAAAGTTTAAAAACGCTCTTAAAAATTCGGATATTGAAAATATCAAGAGGGAATACCAGTCAGCTTTAAAAGAAGTCTTTAGAATTATTATGGCTGATAATATGGAATTATTTGGTCAATGGACAAACAATTCAAATTTCAGCAAGTGGCTCAGCGATATTGTCTTTGATGAAATAATGAGAAAAAATTCAGCTGGTTAA
- a CDS encoding restriction endonuclease subunit S: MNKYERYKKVNLPWLKEIPNHWEIIRNKNIFKENKKSVGNRFQDYKLLSLSLKGVIERNLEAGGKFPANFEKYSIVNLDELVFCLFDIDETPRAIGIAGIEGMITNAYNIMSVKGHVPRYMYYFYLYLDFIKGLKPYYSGLRKTVGIDTFNSFKIPVPSVKEQVQIANYLDWKINEIDRLIQIEKEKIKQLDYKKQVSISIEYKKINEQRRLKMLLLEPLLYGINGVGKEKGKIRFVRITDIDSCGKLKNEKKLYIDDCEDKFLLKCGDILFARSGATVGKSYMHVNNNGLMSFAGYLIRARLDNKLVIPKFVYLYLQSEYYELWKKSVFIQSTIQNISAEKYSNLLIPIADKETQHKTIQIVNKIINSVENYKTIVFKKITELELLKQSLISEVVTGQIDVRDIAIPEYEKVAIADGEIEETDEMEGKEYGN, encoded by the coding sequence ATGAATAAGTATGAGAGATATAAGAAAGTAAATCTGCCATGGCTAAAAGAAATACCTAATCATTGGGAAATAATCAGAAATAAAAATATATTTAAAGAAAATAAAAAAAGTGTAGGTAATAGATTTCAAGATTATAAATTATTGTCTTTATCATTAAAAGGAGTAATAGAGCGTAATCTAGAAGCAGGTGGTAAATTTCCTGCCAACTTTGAAAAGTATTCGATTGTAAACCTAGATGAATTAGTTTTTTGCCTATTTGATATAGATGAAACTCCACGTGCTATAGGTATTGCAGGAATTGAAGGAATGATTACCAACGCCTACAATATAATGTCAGTTAAAGGGCATGTTCCTAGATACATGTATTATTTTTATTTATATTTAGATTTTATAAAAGGCTTGAAACCGTATTATTCGGGTTTAAGAAAGACTGTAGGCATAGATACTTTCAATTCATTTAAGATTCCTGTACCATCAGTCAAAGAACAAGTCCAAATTGCAAATTATCTTGATTGGAAAATCAATGAAATTGATAGGTTAATTCAAATTGAAAAAGAGAAAATAAAGCAATTAGATTATAAAAAGCAGGTATCAATATCTATTGAGTATAAAAAAATAAATGAACAAAGAAGATTAAAAATGTTGCTTTTAGAGCCTTTATTATATGGAATTAATGGTGTAGGTAAAGAAAAAGGAAAAATTAGATTTGTTAGAATAACTGATATTGATAGTTGTGGAAAATTAAAAAATGAAAAAAAATTGTATATTGATGATTGTGAAGATAAGTTTTTGTTAAAGTGTGGCGACATATTGTTTGCAAGGAGCGGAGCCACTGTTGGTAAATCATACATGCATGTAAATAATAACGGATTAATGTCATTTGCAGGATATTTGATAAGGGCAAGACTTGATAATAAATTAGTAATACCAAAATTTGTATATTTATATTTGCAGTCTGAGTATTATGAACTTTGGAAAAAAAGTGTATTTATACAGTCAACTATTCAGAATATAAGTGCAGAGAAATATTCAAATTTATTAATTCCTATTGCAGATAAAGAAACACAGCATAAAACAATTCAAATTGTAAATAAAATAATTAATAGTGTTGAAAATTACAAAACAATTGTATTCAAAAAAATTACAGAATTAGAATTATTAAAACAATCACTAATATCAGAAGTGGTAACAGGACAAATTGATGTGAGGGACATTGCTATTCCTGAATATGAAAAAGTGGCTATTGCAGATGGAGAAATAGAAGAAACTGATGAAATGGAAGGTAAAGAATATGGGAATTAG
- a CDS encoding type I restriction-modification system subunit M, giving the protein MESTYNALDYNKLISFIWSVADDCLRDVYVRGKYRDVIIPMTVIRRFDAIIESKKTNIMEVKEMAETQGWDVAKTLDTATGLPFYNTSNFCLKDLKYETNRQNLKRSFEEYLNGFSENIKEILQKFDFNNQLAKMTDAGILGSVIEKFTSSELNLSPYDEKNSYGEVIRKGLDNHAMGTLFEEIIRKFNEENNEEAGEHFTPRDVIELMADIAMYPVMDKIKDGTYSIYDGACGTLGMGTVAEERLKAFAKENSKEVSIHLIGQEVNPETYAISKADLLIKGGDTDSNNVYYGSTLSDDKTSGQHFDFMLSNPPYGKTWKTDLAILGSGNDKDPKKNITDRRFVGNYKEQDDFRMIPDVSDGQLLFLLNNISKMKETEMGSRIVEVHNGSALFTGDAGNGASNARRFMIEKDLIEAIIQLPENMFYNTGITTYIWILSNRKEEKRKGKIQLINASGIKTSLRKNMGKKNCEFSEDNRQFILNQYLNFEENEYSKIFSNDEFGYYKVVVERPLRQAVLCDANNIKEIEEELEKIGVLSGAIDKKVLAESFIKGTSSSMKELEKSENVNTYLEVLKLMKSDEKYLNYAAFEKAFNKHLKKKDIKGASLSKLASTGLLSRMIVKDEEAIIQKDSKGNIVADPELRDTENIPMTFEGGIDEFIKQEVLPYHADAFVDESKTQIGYEINFTKYFYKAKELESVEEIVNRIKELERQSDGMMASILEGLYE; this is encoded by the coding sequence ATGGAAAGTACATACAATGCGCTTGACTACAATAAATTAATTAGTTTTATTTGGTCTGTGGCTGATGATTGTCTAAGAGATGTTTATGTTAGAGGTAAATACAGGGATGTTATAATTCCTATGACTGTAATTCGGAGATTTGATGCTATTATTGAATCAAAAAAAACTAATATAATGGAAGTTAAGGAAATGGCGGAAACACAGGGCTGGGATGTTGCAAAAACTTTAGATACAGCTACTGGACTTCCGTTTTATAATACCTCTAACTTTTGTTTAAAAGATTTGAAATATGAAACTAACAGGCAGAATTTAAAAAGAAGCTTTGAAGAATATTTGAATGGTTTTTCTGAAAATATAAAAGAAATACTTCAAAAATTTGATTTCAATAATCAGTTGGCTAAGATGACAGATGCTGGTATTTTAGGTTCTGTAATTGAAAAATTTACATCAAGCGAACTTAATTTAAGTCCTTATGACGAGAAAAATTCATACGGAGAGGTTATAAGGAAAGGATTAGATAATCATGCGATGGGAACGTTATTTGAAGAGATTATTAGGAAATTCAACGAAGAAAACAATGAGGAAGCAGGGGAACACTTTACACCTCGTGATGTAATTGAGCTTATGGCTGATATTGCTATGTATCCGGTTATGGATAAAATCAAAGATGGCACTTACTCAATATATGATGGCGCGTGTGGAACTCTTGGGATGGGGACTGTTGCTGAAGAGAGGTTAAAGGCATTTGCTAAAGAAAATAGTAAGGAAGTGTCTATCCACTTAATAGGGCAAGAAGTAAATCCAGAGACGTATGCAATTTCTAAGGCTGACTTGCTTATCAAAGGTGGAGATACAGATTCTAACAATGTTTATTATGGCTCTACTCTTTCTGATGACAAGACTTCTGGACAACATTTTGATTTTATGCTGTCTAATCCGCCTTATGGGAAAACTTGGAAAACAGATTTGGCTATTTTAGGAAGCGGAAATGATAAAGACCCAAAGAAAAATATAACAGACAGACGTTTTGTTGGAAACTATAAAGAACAGGATGATTTTAGGATGATACCTGATGTAAGTGATGGACAGCTGCTTTTCTTGCTTAATAATATTTCCAAAATGAAGGAGACTGAAATGGGTTCCCGTATTGTTGAGGTTCACAATGGTTCAGCTCTTTTTACAGGTGATGCTGGAAATGGAGCAAGCAATGCAAGAAGATTTATGATTGAAAAAGATTTGATAGAAGCCATTATCCAGTTGCCTGAAAATATGTTTTACAATACAGGAATAACAACATACATCTGGATTTTATCCAATAGAAAAGAAGAAAAAAGAAAGGGGAAGATACAGCTTATTAATGCAAGTGGAATAAAGACTTCACTTAGAAAAAACATGGGCAAGAAAAACTGTGAATTTTCAGAAGATAATAGACAATTTATTCTAAATCAATATCTAAATTTTGAAGAGAATGAGTATTCGAAAATATTCTCAAATGATGAGTTTGGATATTATAAAGTTGTAGTGGAAAGACCGCTAAGACAAGCTGTATTATGTGATGCAAATAATATAAAAGAAATAGAGGAGGAGCTTGAAAAAATTGGCGTGCTGTCTGGGGCGATAGATAAAAAAGTGCTTGCAGAAAGCTTTATTAAAGGGACATCTAGCTCTATGAAGGAGCTTGAAAAGAGTGAAAATGTAAATACATATCTGGAAGTTTTGAAATTAATGAAAAGTGATGAAAAATATCTAAATTATGCAGCATTTGAAAAGGCTTTTAATAAGCATTTAAAAAAGAAAGATATAAAAGGGGCCAGTTTAAGCAAGCTTGCTTCAACAGGACTGTTAAGCCGCATGATAGTTAAGGATGAAGAGGCAATTATCCAGAAGGACTCAAAAGGTAATATAGTTGCAGATCCGGAACTTAGAGATACCGAAAATATTCCGATGACATTTGAAGGAGGTATAGACGAGTTTATTAAGCAGGAAGTATTGCCATATCACGCAGATGCTTTTGTTGATGAAAGCAAAACACAAATAGGATATGAAATAAACTTTACAAAGTATTTCTACAAAGCTAAAGAACTGGAGAGTGTAGAAGAGATTGTGAATCGTATTAAAGAGTTGGAAAGGCAATCTGATGGAATGATGGCTTCTATATTGGAGGGGCTTTATGAATAA
- a CDS encoding tyrosine-type recombinase/integrase — MATKKYLNKNLKYKEWLDIWLEKERFFIKESTYATYTNIIENHLKPVLGKKKIGNIANEDLQNFIILKLRGSKKNLEKGLSLKTVKDMAVLLKSTLNTAIQDGLIPFQNFRCKFPSSSSKLYLKTFSTEEQKILFRYLINNQNSKNLGILLCLQTGLRLGEICGLQWKDINLEKHTLTVCRTLQKIYIKEKNKSYSKTIISTPKTKTSNRIIPLNTDFINLIKPFQQNKNNYFITNSTNYLKPHRYRYYYQKLLHSLNLPKLTFHSLRHTFATQAIELGIDCKTVSEILGHASMNATLNLYVHPKTEYKRKCLDLIYQNLKNR; from the coding sequence ATGGCTACAAAAAAATATTTAAACAAAAACTTGAAATACAAGGAATGGCTGGATATTTGGCTGGAAAAAGAAAGATTTTTTATAAAGGAATCGACTTATGCGACTTATACTAATATTATTGAAAATCATTTAAAGCCTGTACTCGGGAAAAAGAAAATTGGAAATATTGCAAATGAAGATTTACAAAATTTTATTATCTTAAAGTTAAGAGGCTCAAAGAAAAATTTGGAAAAAGGACTTTCCCTAAAAACAGTTAAGGATATGGCCGTGCTTCTAAAAAGCACTTTAAATACAGCAATTCAAGACGGGTTGATACCTTTTCAGAATTTCCGTTGCAAGTTCCCTTCTTCCTCTTCAAAATTGTATTTAAAAACTTTTTCTACTGAGGAACAGAAGATTCTTTTTCGATATTTAATAAATAATCAGAATTCTAAAAATCTGGGAATTTTACTTTGTCTGCAAACAGGACTACGACTTGGGGAAATATGTGGACTGCAGTGGAAGGACATAAATTTAGAAAAACACACTCTGACAGTTTGCAGAACTTTGCAGAAAATTTATATAAAAGAAAAAAATAAATCCTATTCCAAAACAATTATAAGCACTCCAAAAACAAAAACTTCCAATCGCATAATCCCTCTCAATACTGATTTCATAAATTTAATAAAACCATTTCAGCAAAATAAAAACAACTATTTTATTACAAACAGCACAAATTATCTAAAACCTCATCGTTACCGTTATTACTATCAAAAACTCCTTCATTCCCTGAATCTTCCAAAACTTACATTCCACAGCCTTCGCCATACTTTCGCAACGCAGGCCATCGAACTCGGAATTGACTGCAAGACTGTTTCTGAAATTTTGGGACACGCCAGCATGAATGCCACTCTAAATCTTTATGTCCATCCAAAGACCGAATACAAACGTAAGTGCCTTGATTTAATCTATCAAAACCTCAAAAACAGATAA
- a CDS encoding peptidyl-prolyl cis-trans isomerase gives MKNKFKIAVLTALCTLALSCGNGNGGKVLFETSDKKIKVYEKEVNNELEKSLFSSGISEKDLTPEQITQMKHSIIKNIALNRALALKAKEKKLNEDKKYTESKEILQEQLLASLATLSEVNERAKITDADAKAAYDANQASFTQPEDSVRLQVIVFQPTDAAKAEQALKEAVANPNNFTAYVNQYNPGTEQNGQTQSILLSQLASRFGSVSEAIKDVKAGQVVNKVVNDGKSLYVVKVLERNPKGLIPFESVKEAIKTQLRNQKRQIEQQTYLKSISDEFKISNMDEALKNIK, from the coding sequence ATGAAAAATAAATTTAAAATAGCTGTCTTGACAGCATTATGCACGCTTGCATTGTCTTGTGGAAATGGCAACGGAGGCAAAGTGCTATTTGAAACATCAGATAAAAAAATAAAAGTGTATGAAAAGGAAGTTAATAACGAACTGGAAAAAAGCCTTTTTTCTAGCGGAATTTCTGAAAAAGACCTTACTCCTGAGCAAATTACACAAATGAAACATTCTATTATTAAAAATATCGCTCTAAACAGAGCTCTTGCCTTAAAAGCAAAAGAAAAAAAACTTAACGAGGATAAAAAATATACAGAAAGCAAGGAAATTTTACAGGAACAGCTGCTGGCAAGCCTGGCAACACTAAGCGAAGTTAATGAACGAGCCAAAATTACAGATGCCGATGCCAAAGCCGCCTATGATGCCAACCAGGCAAGCTTCACACAGCCTGAAGATTCAGTAAGACTGCAAGTTATAGTATTCCAGCCTACTGATGCAGCAAAAGCTGAACAGGCATTAAAGGAAGCCGTTGCAAATCCTAACAATTTTACTGCATACGTAAACCAGTACAATCCTGGAACTGAGCAGAACGGACAGACACAATCAATTCTTCTAAGTCAGCTGGCAAGCCGTTTTGGTTCCGTAAGCGAAGCTATTAAGGACGTTAAGGCAGGACAAGTTGTCAATAAAGTTGTAAATGACGGAAAGAGCTTATATGTCGTGAAAGTTCTTGAAAGAAATCCTAAAGGGCTAATACCTTTTGAAAGCGTTAAAGAAGCTATCAAAACTCAGTTAAGAAATCAGAAAAGACAGATTGAGCAACAAACTTACCTAAAATCAATTTCTGATGAATTTAAAATATCAAATATGGATGAAGCATTAAAAAATATTAAATAA
- the phnC gene encoding phosphonate ABC transporter ATP-binding protein translates to MLLSIKNVSKKYNNGTNALKNISFDVEKGEFISIIGPSGSGKSTLLRSINKMIDISQGSILFEDKNIENLKKTQIELVRREIGMIFQSYNLVERLTVIENVLHGRLGYKSVIAGILGIYSEEEKKEAFNFLEKVNMTKYAYRKCNELSGGQKQRVGIARAIMQKPKLLLCDEPIASLDPKTAENIMDYLKKIVSDLKITCIVNLHQVDIAKKYSDRIIALNKGEKIFDDKTERLTDDMIEFIYKDEENT, encoded by the coding sequence ATGTTGTTAAGTATAAAAAATGTTTCAAAAAAATATAATAACGGAACAAATGCCTTAAAAAATATTTCATTTGACGTAGAAAAAGGTGAATTTATCTCGATTATTGGCCCTTCAGGCTCAGGGAAATCAACATTACTTAGAAGTATAAACAAAATGATTGATATTTCACAAGGTTCAATTTTATTTGAAGACAAAAATATTGAGAACTTGAAAAAAACACAAATAGAACTTGTAAGACGAGAAATTGGAATGATTTTTCAAAGTTATAATCTTGTGGAAAGGCTCACTGTTATTGAAAATGTGCTTCATGGAAGGCTTGGATATAAGTCGGTAATTGCCGGAATATTAGGCATTTATTCAGAAGAGGAAAAAAAGGAGGCTTTTAACTTTCTGGAAAAAGTAAATATGACTAAGTACGCCTATCGCAAATGTAACGAACTATCTGGAGGTCAAAAGCAGCGTGTAGGGATTGCGAGGGCAATTATGCAAAAACCAAAATTATTACTTTGTGATGAGCCAATCGCCTCTCTTGATCCCAAAACTGCTGAAAATATAATGGACTATTTAAAAAAAATTGTTTCCGATCTAAAAATTACGTGCATTGTGAACCTTCACCAAGTTGATATTGCCAAAAAATATTCTGACAGGATTATTGCCTTGAATAAAGGCGAGAAAATTTTTGACGATAAAACAGAACGGCTTACAGATGATATGATTGAATTTATTTATAAAGATGAAGAAAATACTTGA
- a CDS encoding PhnE/PtxC family ABC transporter permease produces MKLNEKDVFKQRFYSKIIFISAIILIYTISSIIAGFQNGMAFSSIPAGIFWLLQKFIPTQNALQYFPEIMDSVIKTVLLAITSTTISATFALFLAIIGSNSTGINIFTKIITKIIASFFRNIPIVAWALILVFSFKQSQFTGFLALFLITFGYLTRAFSETIDEVTSDVIEALKSVGASYFQIIFCGVIPSVSSQLLSWLLFFIETGVRESTLVGILTGTGIGFTFNLYYKSFRYDAAGLVILTVTVIVIGIEILSNKLRKEMM; encoded by the coding sequence ATGAAATTAAATGAAAAAGATGTTTTTAAGCAAAGATTTTACTCTAAAATTATATTTATATCAGCAATTATTCTAATTTATACAATATCCTCCATTATTGCAGGCTTCCAGAATGGGATGGCATTTTCTTCAATACCAGCTGGAATCTTTTGGCTATTACAAAAATTTATCCCTACACAAAATGCTTTGCAGTATTTTCCAGAAATTATGGATTCCGTAATAAAAACAGTTTTACTTGCCATAACTTCCACAACGATTTCCGCAACTTTTGCGCTATTTCTTGCAATAATCGGATCTAATTCAACTGGAATAAATATTTTTACAAAAATTATAACAAAGATAATTGCTTCTTTTTTTAGAAATATTCCAATTGTAGCATGGGCGTTAATACTTGTATTTTCCTTTAAGCAAAGTCAATTTACAGGATTTCTTGCACTATTTCTGATAACATTTGGATATTTAACACGTGCCTTTTCCGAAACAATTGACGAGGTGACAAGTGATGTAATTGAAGCGCTAAAATCAGTAGGAGCTTCCTATTTTCAGATAATATTCTGCGGAGTTATCCCAAGCGTTTCCTCACAGCTCCTGTCTTGGCTTCTGTTCTTTATTGAAACTGGCGTGCGGGAATCCACACTGGTTGGTATTTTAACAGGAACTGGAATAGGATTCACATTTAACCTGTATTACAAAAGTTTTAGGTATGATGCCGCTGGACTCGTAATTTTAACAGTTACGGTTATTGTAATCGGAATAGAAATTCTGTCTAACAAGCTTAGAAAAGAAATGATGTAA
- a CDS encoding PhnE/PtxC family ABC transporter permease: MEKIKIRKLTKSKIYLYATLFLLSTITIYTLITMDFGNVNIAEAADHFFKDLKTMFFSPKLSDRYTYSQVFQSLAVTIALAALTTIIGSFIALFLSFFAAQNLSSKYVSKIIKLGITFFRAIPTILWVMVFSVVANVGVEAAIIGMTFHSVAYLVKAYSESIEEIDNGIIEALRATGASFWKVIFQAVLPSTSTSLLSWTFIRFEINFTNAVLVGAAAGAGGIGYDMFMAGTMYFDIREIGVFVYLIFGVAIILEFISYFLRKKYLKN, translated from the coding sequence TTGGAAAAAATAAAGATAAGAAAACTTACAAAATCAAAAATTTATTTATATGCAACTTTATTCCTATTGTCAACTATTACAATTTATACATTGATTACAATGGATTTTGGCAATGTAAATATCGCTGAAGCTGCTGACCATTTTTTTAAAGATTTGAAAACAATGTTCTTTTCTCCAAAATTATCAGATAGATACACGTATAGCCAAGTTTTTCAAAGCCTTGCGGTAACAATTGCTCTAGCAGCCTTAACAACAATTATAGGTTCTTTTATAGCTCTATTTCTATCTTTCTTTGCAGCGCAAAATTTATCAAGCAAATATGTTTCTAAAATTATAAAATTAGGCATAACATTTTTCCGTGCTATTCCAACAATATTATGGGTTATGGTATTTTCTGTTGTTGCAAATGTTGGTGTAGAGGCGGCAATTATAGGAATGACTTTTCATAGCGTTGCCTACCTTGTAAAAGCCTATTCTGAAAGCATCGAAGAAATTGACAACGGAATTATCGAAGCTCTTAGAGCAACAGGCGCTTCATTCTGGAAAGTTATTTTTCAGGCTGTATTGCCAAGTACAAGCACTTCTCTTCTATCATGGACATTCATCCGTTTTGAAATAAACTTTACAAACGCTGTATTAGTAGGAGCTGCAGCTGGAGCTGGCGGAATTGGTTATGATATGTTTATGGCTGGAACTATGTACTTTGATATAAGAGAAATTGGGGTATTTGTATATCTAATATTTGGTGTAGCAATTATATTGGAATTTATTTCATATTTTTTAAGAAAAAAATATTTAAAAAATTAA